Within Saccharomonospora cyanea NA-134, the genomic segment TCGTCCGGATCTTCGAGGTACCGAAGATGCGCTTCGATGTCGGCCACCAGCGCACGGAGCGTCTCCTGGAGGGCTTCTCCGCGCTCACGGAGAAGCCCTCCAGGAGGCTGTCGGCGCTGTTCGACCATGAACGTCTCGACTTCGGCCGTGACCGCCTTCGAGCGGCGACGAAGATGAACGACCATGGGATCGGCGATGTCGCGTGCTCGGCGTCTGACCTCGGCTCGCTTGGGGTGTTCGGATGCCATAACCGGTCGTCGGTTCGCCAGGTATTCATGTTTCAGTCGCATCGACGGACTCACCGGTCAGCACGGCATCCGACCGGGTCTGGCCCCGTATCGGCTGGTGAAATGTGCGGGCGCGGTGGGGTCTGGAAAGTGGGGCTTACAGGTGCAGCGCGTTGGGCTCGTTTCCGCCCTTCTTACTTACTTTGGGCATGGCCTCCTTGGGGGACCGCCGCAACAGTTTCATCTGACGACCTTCCACCCACGCGTTCCACGCCTTGAGATAGTAGAGAAGGTGCTCCCGTGAGTCGTCACTTTTGCGGTGCCGCTTTCCCGCCGCGAGATCCAGCATTGTGTTACGCAACGTCAGACGCGGATCGCCGACCTGCAACCCCGCGCCGGTGATCAAGCCTTCGCGCCACGGTGTCTGGTCGACCTCGGGCCTCTCCCTCCGCGTGACGTACCAGCCGATGGAGGCAGCGGTCACTGTGATCTTGATGGCACGGCTGATCTGGAGCCCTTGGGTGATGGCGGTGCGCATTCCAGGGTGCTCTTCGAGCAAACTCAGCAGTTGCAGGTGTGTCACCTGGCTCGTGCCGCCTGACCAGCCGCTGTCGGGTTGGGTGAGGTACAGGTGGAGACCACGCAACGCAGCGGCCAGGTGGGTTCCGTTGGACTCCCCGGCCAAGGAGAGAGCATCCCGTCCGGTCCGCTTTCGTCCCGTGTCCATCACCGCGAACGCCGACCGGGGAACCCCGTGTGTCACAGAGATCCGAACAGGTACTCCCGCCTTCTTGATCGCGGCCAGCCGGTGCTGACCGTCGACCAGTAAGCCGTCCTCGTCGAAGGCGATCCCCTGGTGGGTCAACTGCCACTCGCCACGCTCGATGGCACGCGCGAGGGACGTCACCGTCTGGCTGCTCAAAGGGCGGTTGTTCGTGTTCTTCTCCGCCAGCCATTTCTCGGCCATCTCAGGTGTTACCGTGCAGATCTCTGTATGCATCATCGAAGTCTTTTCAAGTCGCGGTGGACAGCGAGTGGGCGTAGCGCTAGATCATCGGGAACAGGCGTATTGTCCGCCTCTACTTCCACTCCGGTGCATCCGGCCCGGGCCAGATGTCGATCAGTCGCTGTGCCAGCCATTCGCCGCGCTCGTCGATGGCTTCCTCGTTCCACTCCTCCCGCCTGGAGAGACGGGAGTTGAGCAAGAGCACGCTGTGCTGGTTCAGGGCGGCGCGTTTGGTTTTCCAGTCGGAATTCGACATCGCCGCGTTGAGCGGGTGAGTCACGATGGTGAGATTGCCGAGCCTGTGCAGCCGTGCCGCGCGTGCGTCCTCTCCGGAGGGGCTGGCGGAATCAGGAAGCGGCCAGTGGGTTTTCCAGTCCTGTGGCAGCAGGTGTTCCAGTGTCAGCTTGCGGTCGCTGGGCAGGTGTTCGGACTTCTCCGCGCGTAAGCTTTCCTCCACCGCTGCTAGCGCCATGACGATGCGAGGCTGGGACACGGTTCCGTAAACGTCCCTCGTCATCAGGAAGTCTCGGAGCTCCTCGTCGTCCGGCCAGCGACTCACCATCGCCGCCGAGCCCGCGAGGCCGGCATGGAGTGCGTCATCGGCGTGTTCGAGATTCTCCTTGAGCTTCCCGACGAGCGTGGGAATGAGCCGGTTGTAGTTCTTCGCCGTCATCCGCATCAGCGCGCGTCGAGCCAGCCATGATTCGAGCATGTGCAGAGCTCGCCGACGACGGTGCGTGCTGACTTCGGGGGAACGGAACAGCAGCAGGACGATGGGCAGGACCGTACCCGCGTCCAACAGCGTCAACCGCGCGAAGAAGCGGCCTTCCGGCGACTCGGCGGGAAACTCGTCGAAGGAGCGCATCACTGCAGCATCGGAACACAGCTCGTTGATCAACGCCTTCGCGTCGACGCCGCCCGTCAGCACACGTTTGTTGAACGTCGCGAACAGTTCCGTCGCCGGGATGACATTGCCCAGTCGCATGGTGAGCCAGTGCATCAGGAAAAGCTCGCCGGTCGGCCGGTTGAGCCTGCCCTGACGGCGCTTCTGCCGCCAGTAGTCGTCGTCGAGCTGGGGTCGCCACACGTGCTCGTACAACGCGTCCGTGTCGTGACTCTGGTTGGTCGCGAGGCGGAACACCGCGTTCTTCACCAGGTCGAGAGACAGCAGCGGCGTACCTCGTGCGTTGAGGGTCTCGAAGATCACCTGGGCGTTGTCGCCGGGTTCCAGCGTGATCGACACGACCTTGAGCAGGTCGCACAGCGTGATCCGGAGCTGTTCGGCACGTTCGGAAACCGGTCGGTCGTCGGGGTCCTCGTCGTCCCCGCCACGCAGATAGTTGCCGATCTGCGTTGTGAAGTAGTCGAACGCCTCGTCGATGAGGTTGCTCGGGTCGTCCCGACGGCCAGGTGGTGGACCGTCGGCGGACATGACTGCGACGAATGCCTCTCGGTTGGCGTTCGTGGGCCATACCTTCAGCAGGTCGGTTCCCTTGGCCTTGCGTGGGTTGTTGCTGATCAGTTCGCGCAGGATCTCCGCGTCGTTGTCAGCGCCGACCTCGGTCATGGCCTTGGCGGCCGCGGCCACGAGCAGTTGCAACGTGGTGAGGCGCTGCTGACCGTCGATGACCGTGAACCGGGGAATCCGGCCCGGAGCTGTCTGCTCCTGGTCGAGCACGATGGCACCGAGGAAGTGGGACCATTGGGCGTAGTTTCCCAGGCCTCCCGTGTCTTCCTGATGGTGCAGCAGAGCGGTGATGTCCTGCCACAGCGGTCCCCACTGTTCCTCCTCGTTCCAGACGTACGGGCGCTGATAGAGAGGGACGATGTAACGGACGTCGCGCTCGAACAGTTCCTGGACGGTGTGGGTGGCGGGCTTCATCGGCTCTCCTCCCTGGCGAGGCGGCGGGTGAAGTCGGCGTAGGCGGCACGCATTTCCTGCTCGCGGTCCACGGGCGTGATCGGGGCTTCGTAGCGGTCGAGCAGGTCGCCGCAGTCCTCCCCATTGAGGTAGGCCTGGAGCAGCTTGAAGTCCTCGGGCCGCTGCTTGACGCCGTGCGCGTGGTGATCCTTGGCGATCTTGCGGCCGAGGTTGTCGAAGTACATGTTGTACTCGTACTTGCGCAGCACGGCGAACTGCCCGCGATACATGAGGCAAAGCTGGTCGGCGGTGAGCCCGAGCATGATGGCCACCAGCGCGTCGATCTCCACCAGCGCCGCCCGGCGTTCGAACTCGGACCGCAGCGGGGTCTCCATCGTCCACTCGCGCTTGGTGACGCCGAGCTTCGGCCAATCGGCGAACGGCCCGGTCCACGAGTCGTCGGCGAAGCCAGGTTCGTACAACTCCTCCCACAGCGGCGCGTAGTCGCGGGTAAGGCAGTTCAGGCGCAGCGTGCGGAGGAGGAGGTACGGAGCGGCGCGGTGGTCGAGGGGCGCGGGGAAGCGACGTATGAACTCGTTGTAGATGTTAGCTTTTCCGCTGACTTTTACAAGATAGTCATAAACTATAGACGAAAGCAGGCCTACTGCCAAACTGGTTTCCCTCATGGAATTAGCTGCAAGGCTATGCACACCCCCTGTGTGAGCGGGCCCTGGCGGAATAATTGCGGCGTGCAATGAACGCTCAAGCCCTTCCTGTGTCATCTTCCGCCAGGCGAGGCGGTAGTAGTCCGTGTACGGGCGGCCGTTCCATTGGGTGAGGCCCGCTTCGTAGCGGTCGCGTTCGCAAGCGCGCTGGTAGTTGGTACGCGGGATCACCCGCTCCGGCAACTCCTCAAGATCCCAGTCGGAATAGTCGAGGTTGCTCTTGCAGTTCTCGTTCGGTTCCTTGGCGAACGGTGTCGCGACGGAGAACTGCGGCCCTTGCAGGATCACCTCGCCCCATTCGGACGCGTACTCGGTGCGCCACTCGATGTACCCGTCCTCCTTCGCGCCTTTCTCGTGCCATCCGCTCGTCCACTCGTAGTCCAGAGCAGTCATTCGGGCTCGTTGATCGGAGACAGCGGCCAACGCTTCAAGTTGCTCACTCGTGCCCGGTCGCAGCAGGCGAGCTTGCGCGGCGGGTGTTCCCGGTGCGTCGAAGAGCGCGGCCCATTGGGCCAGAGTCTGTTCGGTGATCTCCACTACCCGGGAGGCGTGGGGTCGCAGGTCCCAGCCGCCGGCCGGGTACTGGATACCCGGTGCATCACCGGAGCCGTCGTGCTCCAAGGAACCTTCGAGCGTTGAGGGTGTCAGCAGGTTCGCGACCTGCAAGAACCGAATGGCGCTCGCAGCACCGTAGATATGAACACCGTAGATCGTGTGATGGTCAACGTCGGCGAAGAGCTGTGCTTCGTTGATGAACTGCCAGTGACGCCTGAGTCGCTTGTATGTCTCAGCCCGTAGCTTGCCGGCCTTCGGGTCGGTGAAGTGACTCTCCGGGTGTAACAATCCAACGATGCCCGTCGCTCGCATCGAGCGCCAGGAACGTTCCATGAAGCTCGTGTAGAGATTGGTCTGGACTCCCGACAGGATCGGATGCTCGACAGGTGAGCCGAGGTGCTCGTTCAACCCCGACCAGGACGCGAGTTCCCCGAGGTACTGCCGTTCGGCTCCCGGCTTGGCCAGTACCTCCGCACGGCGCTTCCGGAAGGTCGCGTCGGGGATCTTGTCCTGCAACACGAAGAACGGTTCGAACTCCGCGAGTGTCTCGTCGTCCTTCCACGTCGGCCGCACCCACGGCGGGTTACCGAGTTGCAGGTCGAACCCGCCTCGGCTGAACACCTGCGCGAAGTCCAGTTCCCAGTGGAAGAACGCCTCCTGCCGCACGATCTCCCGCACCACGCCGAGCCACCGATGCTCGGTGTGCAACGTGGTGACGTCGCGCATGAGGTAGTACGTCTTCTCCAGATCGTCCACATCGGCAAGTTCGTGAAAACCGTCGACGGTCTCGATGAACTCCACCTGGTTGCCCGGTGCCGCCTTGCCCGCCACGCCGAGCAGGCCCTCCAGCGTGGTGAGCCACTGACCGAGGTCGGGCGGTTCGACGTCCGTGGTCACCGGCCAGAAGAACAGCGCACACCAGGCGTCCATCGCCAGCCGCAGCCGCTGGTACGGACCTTCCGGATCACGCAGTCTGTTCTCGACCTCTTCCCGGCTCACCGCCGCGCTCTCCTGCGGCAGGTCCGCGCCCCACACGTCGATGCTGCGCGCCACCTCGCGTTCGCTGATCTCCAGCCTGCGCCGGGTCAGCTCCCACAGCCGTTCCACCCGCCGCGCGAGGCCCCGCAGGCGTTCGATCTCCTGCTTGCTCGGCTTGCGGGTGACGGCCTTGTACCACTCCTTGAGCCGCGCCACCTTCTCCGGCGCGAGCTCCTTGGCCTGCTTGGCGTCCTTCACCGCACCCCACCCGGAGGCGGGCAACAGGAAGTGATGGATCTCGCCGTCGGCGATCGGCCCCTCGGCCAGAGGGCGGTCGGTCGGCACGGTCTTGAGCCAGCTCTGCTTCGCCCGCCCCAGCGACGTGAGGTCGTAGGTGGCGCGGCGCGCGCCGATCAGCGAGTTGCCGCGCTTGAGATGCAGACCGAACCACGGGGCGCGCAGGCCCTTGTGCATCACGTTCAACCACAGCGACACCTCCGCCAGCTCGCGGGCGGTGTCGTTCAAGTCCACGCCGTAACAGCGGTGCAGCGCCAGGTAGGCCTTCACCTTCTGCAGCTCGTCACGGTACGACTCCGGGTCGATCGTGGTGTCCAGCTCGCGTTGCCGCCGCTTCAGGTACTCGTCGGCGAGCTGGTTGATCGCCTCGTTGAGGAACGCGCCACTGCCCATGGCGGGCTCACACACCCGGTAGTCGAGGAGGTCGCGCGCGGGCGTGTCGTCGTCGATCAGCTCGGCCAGCGAGTGCTTCACCACCGTGCGGGTCAGCACCTCCGGCGTGTAGTACGAGGCGCTGCGCTGCCGGTCGCGGCCCGAAAGGCGGTAGACGAACGTGCCCGCCGGGTGCACGACGAAACTCTTCTCACCGGTCAGCGGGTCCTCCCGCCGCACCACATGCTTCTCGTCGTACTCGCCCAGCTTCTCGCGCTCCACCAGCCACGTGCCCTTGGCCGGATCACCGTCCTTGGCGAGCTCCACCAGCTCCCGCTCGGCGATGAAACCGCTGTAGGCCATCAGCCCCTCGTACACCGCGCCGAGCTGGTTGATGCCCAACTGCGCGTACGACACGTAACCCGCCTGGCCGCCCTTGCGCTTCGACGGCTTCGACAACAGCAGCAGCGCCAGCACCCGCTGCAACACCGCGTTGCTCAAATCCACGTTGTCGATGTGGTAGGCGTGCCGCCGATCGAACAGGTCGGCCCGCAGCGGCTCGAACACCAGGCCGTCGCTGTCGGCCTCGCCCGCGTGATGACCGGTGTTGACCAGGTTGAACAGCAGCCGCAGCGAGTCGTGCAGGTGGTGGCCGTCGCGCGAGGGACCGGTGAGCGGGCGCAGGATCAGCTCCCGCAGCCGGTCGAGGCCGTAGCCGACGTCGTAGTCCGGGTCCCCGGCCGGGAGGATGCCCAGCTCCGGCCGCGCCTCCGCATACAGCAGGAACAGGATGCGGTAGAGGAACCGCAGCGACTGCGTGGTGAGCTCGCGCGGCAACTCGGGGATGCCCTCCACCGGCTCACCCTTGGCGCGCCGCTGCCGGATCACCTCGTTGGCGATCAGCTCCACCGACACCCGCAGGCCCTCCCGCAGGTCCTCGCTCACGCCCACCGCGTGCTTGACGGAGTCGTCGGAGAACTCGCCGAGCAGGCTGTGCCCGTCCTCCGAGGGCAGGAGCACGTCCGCCGACACCAGACCGGCGATCCACGCGAGTTCACCGGCGGCCTTGTCGTCGCCACGCGACAACGCGGTGTCGAGGTCGAACGCCAGGTACCTGCCCTCAGCCCAACGCTCTACATCGGACAACACCAGCCAGCCACCCGCCAGCACCAGCACGAAGCGGGGAGCGTGCTCGGTGAGAAAGAGCTGCTGCACCGCCTTGCCGACCGACTCAACCTCATCCACTTTGGATGCTTCGGTGCTTCCGCTGCGGACCCGGACGGGAGCGAGCAAGGCACCCTGCCGATCGGTGATCCTTCCAGGATGCTCGGGGTCCTCCTCGGCGACGGCTCCGAA encodes:
- a CDS encoding Eco57I restriction-modification methylase domain-containing protein, with translation MYDSIRNVGDFLSPHWLSEAFPGKLRQLTKDWRERTTRGKHSPLKALSGVAGRFLSAKAALPRPHQDGYAEAVTELHTLVLKALGFEAAPTELETRRSETPVWVPLLARAQSPSGEALHVLQAVPVDDVDDLFGAVAEEDPEHPGRITDRQGALLAPVRVRSGSTEASKVDEVESVGKAVQQLFLTEHAPRFVLVLAGGWLVLSDVERWAEGRYLAFDLDTALSRGDDKAAGELAWIAGLVSADVLLPSEDGHSLLGEFSDDSVKHAVGVSEDLREGLRVSVELIANEVIRQRRAKGEPVEGIPELPRELTTQSLRFLYRILFLLYAEARPELGILPAGDPDYDVGYGLDRLRELILRPLTGPSRDGHHLHDSLRLLFNLVNTGHHAGEADSDGLVFEPLRADLFDRRHAYHIDNVDLSNAVLQRVLALLLLSKPSKRKGGQAGYVSYAQLGINQLGAVYEGLMAYSGFIAERELVELAKDGDPAKGTWLVEREKLGEYDEKHVVRREDPLTGEKSFVVHPAGTFVYRLSGRDRQRSASYYTPEVLTRTVVKHSLAELIDDDTPARDLLDYRVCEPAMGSGAFLNEAINQLADEYLKRRQRELDTTIDPESYRDELQKVKAYLALHRCYGVDLNDTARELAEVSLWLNVMHKGLRAPWFGLHLKRGNSLIGARRATYDLTSLGRAKQSWLKTVPTDRPLAEGPIADGEIHHFLLPASGWGAVKDAKQAKELAPEKVARLKEWYKAVTRKPSKQEIERLRGLARRVERLWELTRRRLEISEREVARSIDVWGADLPQESAAVSREEVENRLRDPEGPYQRLRLAMDAWCALFFWPVTTDVEPPDLGQWLTTLEGLLGVAGKAAPGNQVEFIETVDGFHELADVDDLEKTYYLMRDVTTLHTEHRWLGVVREIVRQEAFFHWELDFAQVFSRGGFDLQLGNPPWVRPTWKDDETLAEFEPFFVLQDKIPDATFRKRRAEVLAKPGAERQYLGELASWSGLNEHLGSPVEHPILSGVQTNLYTSFMERSWRSMRATGIVGLLHPESHFTDPKAGKLRAETYKRLRRHWQFINEAQLFADVDHHTIYGVHIYGAASAIRFLQVANLLTPSTLEGSLEHDGSGDAPGIQYPAGGWDLRPHASRVVEITEQTLAQWAALFDAPGTPAAQARLLRPGTSEQLEALAAVSDQRARMTALDYEWTSGWHEKGAKEDGYIEWRTEYASEWGEVILQGPQFSVATPFAKEPNENCKSNLDYSDWDLEELPERVIPRTNYQRACERDRYEAGLTQWNGRPYTDYYRLAWRKMTQEGLERSLHAAIIPPGPAHTGGVHSLAANSMRETSLAVGLLSSIVYDYLVKVSGKANIYNEFIRRFPAPLDHRAAPYLLLRTLRLNCLTRDYAPLWEELYEPGFADDSWTGPFADWPKLGVTKREWTMETPLRSEFERRAALVEIDALVAIMLGLTADQLCLMYRGQFAVLRKYEYNMYFDNLGRKIAKDHHAHGVKQRPEDFKLLQAYLNGEDCGDLLDRYEAPITPVDREQEMRAAYADFTRRLAREESR
- a CDS encoding DUF262 domain-containing protein translates to MKPATHTVQELFERDVRYIVPLYQRPYVWNEEEQWGPLWQDITALLHHQEDTGGLGNYAQWSHFLGAIVLDQEQTAPGRIPRFTVIDGQQRLTTLQLLVAAAAKAMTEVGADNDAEILRELISNNPRKAKGTDLLKVWPTNANREAFVAVMSADGPPPGRRDDPSNLIDEAFDYFTTQIGNYLRGGDDEDPDDRPVSERAEQLRITLCDLLKVVSITLEPGDNAQVIFETLNARGTPLLSLDLVKNAVFRLATNQSHDTDALYEHVWRPQLDDDYWRQKRRQGRLNRPTGELFLMHWLTMRLGNVIPATELFATFNKRVLTGGVDAKALINELCSDAAVMRSFDEFPAESPEGRFFARLTLLDAGTVLPIVLLLFRSPEVSTHRRRRALHMLESWLARRALMRMTAKNYNRLIPTLVGKLKENLEHADDALHAGLAGSAAMVSRWPDDEELRDFLMTRDVYGTVSQPRIVMALAAVEESLRAEKSEHLPSDRKLTLEHLLPQDWKTHWPLPDSASPSGEDARAARLHRLGNLTIVTHPLNAAMSNSDWKTKRAALNQHSVLLLNSRLSRREEWNEEAIDERGEWLAQRLIDIWPGPDAPEWK